A genomic region of Zea mays cultivar B73 chromosome 6, Zm-B73-REFERENCE-NAM-5.0, whole genome shotgun sequence contains the following coding sequences:
- the LOC100383122 gene encoding uncharacterized protein LOC100383122 — protein MARRSRGGGIVTEAALKAHAAAVRVVSRRGAVRLVLVSAIAWAMLGLVALAFHLRPCSSPVAFLSALCEKDSKVFSVLDSMGLSSKPLHRCPIPVANDPNAIAIPKRTPNTIVKKLSYITVDKQDKDPSPLFGGHQNWKQREESFKLNSTMKVHCGFMKNSGADMDTIDLKYIQKCRFVVASGIFDGYDIPHQPSNISHRSQKLFCFLMVVDEVSLDFVQKNASVKIDSAGGKWVGIWRLIRVHRLPFDEPRRNGKIPKILTHRLFPEAWYSIWIDGKMELIVDPLLILERYLWRGKNTFAVAAHKHHRSIYEEGDAIKRRKRYARPLVDLQMKLYYYEGMEPWSPKKKMPSDVPEGAVLIREHTTMTDLFSCLWFNEVNLFTPRDQISFGYVVHRLGGALKFFMFPNCEYNSLFILHGHTREHSSKVEWAKTTDEIVKKGLKESRGGLGLWTPYPADLSSVEVPAVKRTSPAG, from the exons atggCGAGACGAAGCAGAG GCGGCGGCATCGTCACGGAAGCGGCGTTGAAGGCGCACGCGGCGGCGGTGCGGGTGGTGTCCCGCAGGGGCGCCGTGCGGCTGGTGCTCGTGTCGGCCATCGCCTGGGCCATGCTCGGGCTCGTCGcactcgccttccacctccggccctGCAGCTCCCCCGTCGCGTTCCTCTCAG CCCTTTGTGAAAAGGACAGTAAAGTTTTCTCGGTGTTGGACTCGATGGGGCTCTCATCGAAACCACTCCACC GCTGCCCGATACCTGTTGCGAATGATCCAAATGCTATTGCCATCCCAAAGAGGACTCCCAACACAATCGTGAAGAAGTTGTCATATATAACGGTTGACAAGCAGGACAAAGATCCTTCACCGCTGTTTGGAGGGCACCAAAACTGGAAACAGAGGGAGGAGAGCTTTAAACTGAACTCTACCATGAAG GTTCACTGTGGATTTATGAAAAATAGTGGTGCAGATATGGATACCATTGATCTCAAGTACATACAGAAATGCAGATTTGTGGTTGCCTCTGGTATTTTTGATGGCTACGACATTCCCCATCAGCCATCCAATATTAGTCATCGGTCTCAGAAGTTGTTCTGCTTCCTGATGGTGGTAGATGAAGTATCTCTTGATTTTGTTCAAAAGAACGCAAGTGTCAAGATTGACAGTGCTGGGGGGAAATGGGTTGGTATATGGCGACTTATAAGGGTACATCGCCTCCCATTTGACGAACCTAGAAGGAATGGAAAGATACCAAAGATTTTAACACATAGGCTGTTTCCTGAAGCTTGGTATAGCATTTGGATTGATGGGAAAATGGAGCTCATAGTTGACCCACTTCTTATTCTCGAGAG ATATCTCTGGCGTGGAAAAAACACATTTGCAGTAGCTGCCCATAAGCATCATAGGAGCATCTATGAAGAGGGTGATGCAATCAAACGGCGGAAGCGATATGCTCGTCCTTTGGTTGATCTTCAGATGAAATTATACTATTATGAGGGGATGGAGCCTTGGAGCCCAAAGAAAAAGATGCCTAGTG ATGTGCCGGAGGGAGCAGTGCTGATCCGGGAACATACGACGATGACCGATCTCTTCAGCTGCCTCTGGTTCAACGAGGTCAATCTTTTCACGCCGCGTGATCAGATCAGCTTTGGCTACGTGGTGCATAGGCTCGGAGGCGCTCTCAAGTTCTTCATGTTCCCCAACTGCGAATACAATTCGCTGTTCATCCTGCACGGACACACGAGAGAACACTCCTCTAAAGTCGAGTGGGCCAAAACAACCGATGAGATTGTGAAGAAGGGACTGAAGGAGAGTAGAGGAGGATTAGGGCTATGGACTCCGTATCCTGCAGATCTCAGCTCCGTGGAAGTCCCTGCTGTAAAAAGGACTTCACCGGCAGGCTAG
- the LOC100278560 gene encoding uncharacterized protein isoform X1: MQLRERQEKVERVISLFKATKVGPFAEESTRVKGVVNVAGSLPRDISEAESCISSRFVFEAPVRKKDSLFAELSTEHRYVSQENDHIETPFVLSKLMYLSNISDSFSVAVVPKGARCKDFSTDQNIREEHWLASLRSSLRPPLLSKSHRYAGGLILRSKNFAVSIAQLISVAARPVNGGEASRVCTEFGQISYQFPDDIKLTLSAALHGPSVVPRKRKPTAGGCVGLELEIDEDSRIGAWIELNKKSSSRLLRWALTLSDTPEGDLGWGVSLRRGTEEKPQLFQVEGFLNLHLGKAAAVQPGIVFNVDGRRCRPGLVFHSSWSL; the protein is encoded by the exons ATGCAGCTGAGGGAGAGGCAAGAGAAAGTTGAAAGAGTGATCTCGTTGTTCAAAGCTACCAAAGTTGGTCCGTTCGCAGAAGAAAGCACTCGGGTCAAGGGCGTTGTCAATGTCGCTGGCTCGCTCCCAAGAGACATCTCAGAAGCAGAATCTTGTATCAGTTCACGGTTTGTGTTTGAGGCTCCTGTCAGGAAGAAGGATTCCCTGTTTGCCGAGCTCAGCACCGAACATAGATACGTGTCTCAGGAAAACGATCACATCGAGACCCCTTTTGTGTTGTCAAAGTTGATGTACCTGTCGAACATCAGTGACTCGTTTTCGGTTGCTGTTGTACCGAAAGgagctaggtgtaaagatttttcaACGGACCAAAATATCCGAGAG GAACATTGGCTGGCCAGTTTGCGATCTTCGCTGAGGCCACCTTTGCTGAGTAAAAGCCACAGATATGCTGGCGGCCTAATACTGAGATCGAAGAACTTCGCTGTTTCTATAGCGCAGCTGATCTCAGTTGCCGCGAGGCCAGTAAACGGCGGTGAAGCCAGCAGAGTCTGTACAGAGTTTGGGCAAATCTCGTACCAGTTCCCTGATGACATAAAGTTGACCCTGTCTGCTGCTTTGCATGGACCCAGTGTAGTTCCTCGGAAGAGGAAACCAACTGCTGGAGGTTGCGTTGGTCTTGAGCTGGAAATTGATGAGGACTCCAGAATCGGGGCCTGGATCGAGTTGAACAAGAAGTCAAGCTCACGTTTGCTGAGATGGGCCCTCACACTGTCAGATACGCCGGAAGGTGACCTTGGATGGGGCGTGAGCTTGCGTAGAGGCACTGAGGAAAAACCGCAACTGTTTCAGGTGGAGGGATTTCTGAACTTGCATCTGGGGAAGGCTGCTGCCGTGCAGCCTGGCATCGTGTTCAACGTGGATGGCCGGAGGTGCAGACCTGGTCTCGTATTCCACTCGAGTTGGTCCTTGTGA
- the LOC100278560 gene encoding uncharacterized protein LOC100278560: MDAAWTSAVNRATGMADSAKRFLLPFRRPPPPPPPCPDPDPNPVQILKRLQRQAFYDIMQLRERQEKVERVISLFKATKVGPFAEESTRVKGVVNVAGSLPRDISEAESCISSRFVFEAPVRKKDSLFAELSTEHRYVSQENDHIETPFVLSKLMYLSNISDSFSVAVVPKGARCKDFSTDQNIREEHWLASLRSSLRPPLLSKSHRYAGGLILRSKNFAVSIAQLISVAARPVNGGEASRVCTEFGQISYQFPDDIKLTLSAALHGPSVVPRKRKPTAGGCVGLELEIDEDSRIGAWIELNKKSSSRLLRWALTLSDTPEGDLGWGVSLRRGTEEKPQLFQVEGFLNLHLGKAAAVQPGIVFNVDGRRCRPGLVFHSSWSL; the protein is encoded by the exons ATGGATGCGGCGTGGACCTCCGCGGTGAATCGGGCCACCGGCATGGCCGACTCCGCCAAGCGCTTCCTCCTCCCCTtccgccgcccgccgccgccgccgccgccatgtcCGGACCCCGACCCTAACCCC GTACAGATCTTGAAACGTTTGCAGCGACAAGCGTTTTACGACATTATGCAGCTGAGGGAGAGGCAAGAGAAAGTTGAAAGAGTGATCTCGTTGTTCAAAGCTACCAAAGTTGGTCCGTTCGCAGAAGAAAGCACTCGGGTCAAGGGCGTTGTCAATGTCGCTGGCTCGCTCCCAAGAGACATCTCAGAAGCAGAATCTTGTATCAGTTCACGGTTTGTGTTTGAGGCTCCTGTCAGGAAGAAGGATTCCCTGTTTGCCGAGCTCAGCACCGAACATAGATACGTGTCTCAGGAAAACGATCACATCGAGACCCCTTTTGTGTTGTCAAAGTTGATGTACCTGTCGAACATCAGTGACTCGTTTTCGGTTGCTGTTGTACCGAAAGgagctaggtgtaaagatttttcaACGGACCAAAATATCCGAGAG GAACATTGGCTGGCCAGTTTGCGATCTTCGCTGAGGCCACCTTTGCTGAGTAAAAGCCACAGATATGCTGGCGGCCTAATACTGAGATCGAAGAACTTCGCTGTTTCTATAGCGCAGCTGATCTCAGTTGCCGCGAGGCCAGTAAACGGCGGTGAAGCCAGCAGAGTCTGTACAGAGTTTGGGCAAATCTCGTACCAGTTCCCTGATGACATAAAGTTGACCCTGTCTGCTGCTTTGCATGGACCCAGTGTAGTTCCTCGGAAGAGGAAACCAACTGCTGGAGGTTGCGTTGGTCTTGAGCTGGAAATTGATGAGGACTCCAGAATCGGGGCCTGGATCGAGTTGAACAAGAAGTCAAGCTCACGTTTGCTGAGATGGGCCCTCACACTGTCAGATACGCCGGAAGGTGACCTTGGATGGGGCGTGAGCTTGCGTAGAGGCACTGAGGAAAAACCGCAACTGTTTCAGGTGGAGGGATTTCTGAACTTGCATCTGGGGAAGGCTGCTGCCGTGCAGCCTGGCATCGTGTTCAACGTGGATGGCCGGAGGTGCAGACCTGGTCTCGTATTCCACTCGAGTTGGTCCTTGTGA